The following proteins are encoded in a genomic region of Mahella australiensis 50-1 BON:
- a CDS encoding sugar phosphate isomerase/epimerase family protein, with the protein MRLGGPIFDDYCDPETWIQALKRHGYRAAIWPLAADAGGHELEAYVEAAASADVVIAEVGAWSNPLSGNETERRDAIALCQRQLDLADKVGARCCVNIAGSRGEQWDGPHPDNLAQETFDMIVDTVREIIDAVKPSRAFYTLEPMPWIYPDSAESYLDLLRAIDRPQFAVHFDPVNLINSPARYYNNGTFICDFIDKLGPYIKSCHAKDTLLSGKLTVHLDEVRAGLGYLNYAVLLQRLDALDSDMPLIIEHLSSDDECVQAADYIGAVAKNIGVRL; encoded by the coding sequence ATGCGTTTAGGTGGTCCTATATTTGATGATTATTGCGACCCTGAAACTTGGATACAAGCGCTGAAACGTCATGGGTATAGAGCTGCGATTTGGCCTCTTGCCGCCGATGCCGGAGGACATGAGTTGGAGGCTTATGTAGAAGCTGCAGCTAGTGCCGATGTAGTTATAGCCGAAGTAGGAGCATGGAGCAATCCATTGAGCGGAAATGAGACGGAACGTCGTGATGCTATAGCTTTATGCCAGCGACAACTGGATTTAGCCGACAAGGTAGGAGCGCGTTGTTGCGTGAATATTGCTGGTTCACGTGGCGAGCAATGGGATGGTCCTCATCCCGATAATTTGGCGCAAGAAACGTTCGATATGATAGTGGATACGGTCAGAGAAATAATAGATGCTGTAAAACCATCGCGTGCTTTTTATACGCTGGAGCCTATGCCCTGGATATATCCTGATTCGGCTGAAAGTTATTTAGATCTATTGCGTGCTATAGATCGACCTCAGTTTGCTGTGCATTTTGACCCTGTGAACCTTATAAACAGTCCCGCTCGTTATTATAATAATGGCACATTTATATGCGATTTTATAGACAAACTTGGACCGTATATAAAAAGTTGCCATGCCAAAGATACACTGCTTTCGGGTAAGCTTACGGTACATTTGGACGAGGTGCGCGCCGGCTTGGGATACTTGAATTATGCCGTTCTTTTACAACGTCTCGATGCGTTGGATAGCGATATGCCGCTAATCATAGAACATTTGTCATCTGATGATGAATGCGTACAGGCTGCCGATTACATTGGTGCGGTGGCTAAGAATATCGGTGTACGGCTATAA
- a CDS encoding TMEM165/GDT1 family protein has product MNWKLFLIAFGMLFLAEMGDKTQLAVFTLVTQHKQPLPIFLGASAALVVVTLIGALFGDVVAKYVPQAVLQLIAGGLFVAIGIFVLWGAVPEFIRTYLH; this is encoded by the coding sequence ATGAATTGGAAATTGTTTCTTATAGCCTTTGGCATGTTGTTTTTGGCTGAAATGGGTGACAAAACACAATTAGCTGTATTTACGCTGGTGACACAGCATAAACAGCCTCTGCCCATATTTCTCGGCGCCTCTGCAGCGCTAGTAGTGGTGACCCTTATAGGAGCGCTGTTTGGAGACGTTGTGGCAAAATATGTACCTCAAGCCGTTTTGCAACTTATTGCCGGTGGCTTATTTGTAGCTATAGGTATATTCGTGTTATGGGGAGCGGTTCCGGAATTCATAAGAACATATCTGCATTGA